DNA sequence from the Cucumis melo cultivar AY chromosome 6, USDA_Cmelo_AY_1.0, whole genome shotgun sequence genome:
CCATGAAAATAGAGACTGGTAAAATAAAATTCACTCTGCTTTTGTATCTTCTTGTTCCACGTCGTATTCTTCATCGTCGtcatcgtcgtcgtcgtcgtcatcATCTTCATCACCCATCAAGTTAAGTCGACTAAATTGGCCAGGTCCACTCTTGTCATCATCTTCACTAAGGAATTCCAGACCATATTGTCTGTCACGGTGCTTCACTAAAATCCAACGCAACAATCGATCTTCCTTGTTTAAGTAAAACAACTCCCTGTTCATGTTGGGAGTAGCCATCATCGTCATCTGCATAAGTTGGCCCTTTACCATAAAACAAAGAGTAATAATATCATTAATTGATTCAGATATACATATAAACAAATAGATCAATCTTTTGTAGGAACAACAAAGTCAGGAAACTTCACAATACATCCGATGAACAAGTTGTAGTTAAAGAACAATACGGGGGCATTTGGAGCAAGAAGTTGGCTATTATAGTTCTAGGTTATTATAGTTGGATTCTAACTTATAATAGTTTGTTTTTGGAgtataaactattttagtttgagaagaaaatagtaaacgttgtaacaaaaaataaaaaatgatgaatgtaaaatagttaattatagcaaatagtaaatattgtagCAAATGAGGGTTTTGAAATAGTGTTAACTGCCACTAATTGGAAgtacaaaataatatttattgtcTAATTGGAAGTAAAAAATAGTATTTATTGTAGTAAGAGGTAGTTATTACAGTCTTACGATAGTCTTGTTTCAAATGCCCCTTAAGATATTGGGTACATGATGCACGTCAGGGTTTGAATAGGGGCTTCCACTTTTGATAGTTCCAACTGTGTATAAATGAAAGGTCTAATAGCACCAAGTGATATTCAGCTAGGCTAATTAGTAAAAATATACAAGGATCATATGATTATGCCTCCGAATAAAGTGGCTAGGTGATTGGAGTTTCAAGATCAGAAGCTTCATTAGAGGTAGCATTTCCAACGTGAGTATCCGAGGCATAAAATGGGTGACAGATTGGGCATGGATTAGGAACCAGATACGTAGTTTGTGTTGGTTAAGGGGTATAAGAGTAATTAGATAGACAAGAAGTTACTGGTAGTTATTGTATAAGAGTGGATAGTAGGGGGAGGGTAAGTGAGTGAGGAGGTTATCTTGTGGAGTGATCTAGAGCTTGGATGGGAGTAATCAAGATGGAGGATACCAAGTGTCTTATAACTGTGTTAATCTTGTATTTTCTTATAGTTGCATTATAATAAATTCAGATCTTGTTCTTGTTAGGAAGTATATAGCATGCTCAATTGGTTGGttcaattgagcaaaaaaaGTTATGAATGGTGGTACACGGCCTTGGATCTTTAAATCCAGTTGTGAGAAAATTTTAGAACTTCTCAAAGATAACTGTTGGTAGCAACAGTAATACTTTGTATTAGGATGATATCTAGCAACAACAGTAATACTTTGTATTGGGATGATATCTGAGTTTGTGACCAGACCCTAAATTTTCCCCCAGATTTATACAAATTACGAAATGGGTAGTACCAGGTCTTGCGTCTGGTTCAGCCatgtaataataattaaaactaCTGTCAGCCatgtaataataattaaaactaCTGTCTGAACGTACAGTTTAGAAGGAATTCAATGGATAAGGAAATGAATAAACAACTTTTGATGATGGGCAGAGGAATCATGATTGCTGGTCAAAATTCCCTGTCCTGGCTTATGTGAACCTCTGGTagttctttatgacgttttaaAAGCACCTAAGTTCCACCTAAATCCTAAGCCCCCAGAAAATAGGATTTCACCAAAGActgaaatttttttaatgtaCAAGTACTCTTATAAATTAAGGCTATAGATAATTGGCGTTCCCTTCAATTATAGACAGTTTATTTGAATCCAATCCAATTCCAAACAGAACCCACAAAACTTTAAAACCTGAACCCCATACCAATTAAGAGGTTTGAACCATGGACATGTAGGATTGGCTAAATTTGAGCTAAACAAATGGACTAACAAGCTAGAAACCCTCTGGGTAGCCTGCGACTCACTAACTAAATGAAGAAAT
Encoded proteins:
- the LOC103491085 gene encoding uncharacterized protein LOC103491085, with protein sequence MPLYDVMLLMKPHVKKEALLDLVARVGKHVFRRNGVVCDIKSFGVVQLGYGIKKLDGRYYQGQLMQMTMMATPNMNRELFYLNKEDRLLRWILVKHRDRQYGLEFLSEDDDKSGPGQFSRLNLMGDEDDDDDDDDDDDEEYDVEQEDTKAE